Proteins encoded by one window of Arachis ipaensis cultivar K30076 chromosome B04, Araip1.1, whole genome shotgun sequence:
- the LOC107635561 gene encoding putative inactive disease susceptibility protein LOV1 isoform X1, which translates to MADHDAESCSSHFMYDVFLSFRGFTRYGFTDRLYHALCERGITTFRDDENLRVGDRIRDTLLEAIERSRMSIAVLCQNYASSAWCLDELIQIMECSNKGTKRPVLPIFYHVDPSDIRHQKNQYDQDMKKHESRYGKDSHKVQAWRLALYEVSNLSGEHCKANRYESEIIESIVEEVLAKLPPEPLYIKHPIGFDSHFEAVESLWNIKSHNTICMLVIYGDGNKTTFAGELFNKFQHQFQAASFLDKVSEKSRGGADGLENLQKTLLYEMGVHEKVKLGSTLKGSFDIKQSLRNKRVFLVLDDVDSTEQLDALAGGGDWFCPGSRIVITTRDANFLSNQVLHGFKIERYCINEGEFDRMEALGSNQKQDKVVEEDMVGFVNIFNDVTKQLKENDSGVDVISIIGMGGLGKTTLAKKIYNNNEVKKLFPCCVWVTVSKDYKAKELLQSLLKGCGLSESIKGEDISADYQRSVVREFLETKKYLIVLDNIWEPEVWDEVECFFPDNNNGSAILITSRNDGVANYTGSKSYYPPLLDKDESWKLFCMKVFKSRECPSNLEHMGRLMVEKCGGLPLAIVTLAGVVAKKRRLPVEWTRIMRNVLWYVDKDDGRVTNVLKLSYDSLPQRLKSCFLFLGVYPEDYEIPVKRLKQLWIAEGLIQPPKIGISDGLEVEDIAEEYLNELVDRSLVMVVKRKSDGGVKSCWIHDLLLDLCISENRAEKGIEICTGKDIPSLDNVETCRLSLRGQYSNLLEQCDLSRVHSLMCFWDYCYFTETLWINVMSFSSARILDFGKPCFGLSPAAQNLGTHIHLRYLRVNQGACVEDHPDLICSLANLETLIVEDFSDRHFFKLPHGIWRLKKLRHLEGRLRMTSKTVPPNTSGEDCLPNLQTLQLVTLEKGLTMSSIAIGRFPKLRKFGLRWNFGSGCTEHELLQGLHHLKNLEELKLVDFHELPQAHEFPSNITKITINILSPTDWFGFNYRYSSLNTLGDLTRLHVLKVTTPVHYLEDSLRFAAGSFPNLEVLHVTMMRVREWILEEGAMPSLQHLIMDQCYLDELPEQLWSLNNLQNVRVVDPPRKLGESLLRVKPKDGCKVILEGQDTGYYDDYVVEEEEEEEEEENR; encoded by the exons ATGGCAGATCATGATGCAGAATCTTGCTCCTCACATTTCATGTATGATGTTTTTCTGAGCTTTAGAGGCTTCACCCGCTACGGATTCACGGATCGCCTCTATCATGCTTTGTGTGAGAGAGGAATCACTACCTTTAGAGATGATGAGAATCTTAGAGTTGGTGATAGAATCAGAGACACTCTTCTTGAAGCCATTGAAAGATCCAGGATGTCCATTGCTGTGCTGTGTCAAAACTACGCCTCTTCAGCATGGTGCTTGGATGAACTTATCCAAATCATGGAGTGCTCTAACAAAGGAACAAAACGGCCAGTTTTGCCAATTTTTTACCATGTGGATCCATCAGATATAAGGCATCAGAAGAATCAATATGACCAAGAcatgaagaagcatgaaagcagaTATGGCAAAGACTCGCACAAGGTACAAGCATGGAGGTTGGCTTTGTATGAAGTTAGCAATCTAAGCGGAGAGCATTGTAAAGCGAATCG CTATGAAAGTGAGATTATCGAGAGTATTGTTGAAGAGGTCTTGGCAAAGCTTCCTCCTGAACCACTATATATTAAGCATCCAATTGGTTTTGATTCTCACTTTGAAGCGGTGGAATCACTTTGGAATATCAAGTCTCATAATACCATTTGCATGTTGGTCATTTATGGAGATGGTAACAAGACCACATTTGCTGGAGAGTTGTTTAACAAGTTccagcatcaatttcaagctgCGAGTTTTCTTGATAAAGTCTCTGAAAAATCAAGGGGAGGTGCTGATGGCCTAGAAAATCTCCAAAAAACACTTTTATATGAGATGGGTGTGCATGAAAAAGTTAAGTTGGGAAGCACATTAAAAGGATCTTTTGATATAAAGCAAAGTTTGCGTAATAAAAGAGTCTTTCTAGTTCTTGATGATGTTGATAGTACAGAACAGCTGGATGCATTGGCAGGAGGAGGTGATTGGTTTTGTCCTGGGAGTAGAATTGTTATAACAACAAGAGATGCCAATTTCCTAAGTAATCAAGTGTTACACGGATTCAAGATTGAGAGATATTGCATTAATGAAGGTGAATTTGATAGAATGGAAGCTCTCGGGTCAAATCAAAAGCAAGATAAGGTAGTCGAGGAAGATATGGTGGGCTTTGTGAATATCTTCAATGATGTAACTAAGCAGTTGAAGGAAAATGACTCAGGTGTTGATGTTATCTCCATAATAGGCATGGGTGGTTTGGGTAAGACTACTCTCGCTAAAAAGATTTACAACAATAATGAGGTGAAGAAGTTGTTCCCTTGTTGTGTGTGGGTTACTGTTTCTAAGGACTACAAAGCCAAGGAGCTTCTTCAAAGCCTTCTGAAAGGTTGTGGGTTATCCGAGTCCATTAAAGGCGAAGACATAAGCGCGGATTATCAAAGGAGCGTGGTCCGAGAATTCTTAGAGACAAAGAAGTATTTGATAGTGCTTGACAACATATGGGAGCCTGAAGTTTGGGATGAGGTAGAATGCTTTTTTCCAGATAACAATAATGGGAGTGCAATATTGATAACTAGCCGTAATGATGGTGTGGCAAACTATACAGGATCAAAATCTTACTACCCTCCATTGCTAGATAAAGATGAAAGCTGGAAATTATTCTGCATGAAGGTGTTTAAGAGCAGAGAGTGTCCTTCTAATTTAGAACACATGGGTAGATTAATGGTCGAAAAATGTGGAGGTTTACCACTTGCTATTGTAACCTTAGCAGGAGTTGTTGCTAAGAAGAGAAGACTACCAGTTGAGTGGACGAGAATCATGCGCAACGTCCTGTGGTACGTTGACAAGGATGATGGCAGAGTAACAAATGTGTTAAAGCTCAGTTATGATAGCTTGCCTCAAAGATTGAagtcttgttttttatttttgggagTGTATCCCGAAGATTATGAAATTCCTGTGAAACGATTGAAACAATTATGGATTGCTGAAGGGTTAATACAACCGCCGAAAATAGGAATATCAGATGGTCTAGAAGTagaagatattgctgaagagtACTTGAATGAGCTGGTGGATCGTAGTTTGGTGATGGTGGTGAAAAGAAAGAGTGACGGAGGGGTCAAAAGTTGCTGGATTCATGACCTTCTCCTTGATCTTTGCATATCAGAGAATAGAGCTGAAAAAGGTATAGAGATCTGCACTGGAAAAGACATTCCATCCCTTGACAATGTCGAGACCTGTAGGCTGTCCCTTCGAGGCCAGTATTCGAATTTACTTGAGCAGTGTGATCTCTCCCGCGTTCATTCTTTAATGTGCTTTTGGGATTATTGCTATTTTACAGAAACGCTGTGGATCAATGTAATGAGTTTCAGTTCAGCTCGCATTCTGGACTTTGGAAAACCCTGTTTTGGTTTATCACCAGCGGCCCAGAACTTGGGTACACACATCCATTTAAGATACTTGAGAGTAAATCAGGGTGCATGCGTCGAGGATCATCCTGATCTCATTTGCAGCCTTGCGAATCTAGAAACTCTAATTGTTGAAGACTTTTCTGATAGGCATTTTTTTAAGCTCCCGCATGGAATATGGAGGCTCAAGAAACTGAGACATCTTGAAGGAAGGCTACGTATGACGAGCAAGACGGTTCCACCAAACACGTCGGGAGAAGACTGTTTGCCGAATCTCCAAACTCTCCAACTTGTCACTCTTGAAAAAGGGCTGACAATGTCCTCGATTGCTATTGGAAGATTCCCCAAGCTGAGAAAATTTGGTTTGCGGTGGAATTTTGGAAGTGGATGCACAGAGCATGAACTATTACAAGGCTTGCATCACCTAAAAAATCTAGAAGAACTAAAACTAGTGGACTTTCATGAATTGCCACAAGCACATGAATTTCCCTCCAATATTACCAAGATAACGATAAACATATTAAGTCCTACAGATTGGTTCGGCTTCAACTACCGCTACAGTAGCTTGAATACTCTAGGAGATCTTACCCGCCTCCATGTTCTGAAGGTAACCACACCAGTGCATTACCTGGAGGACTCTCTTCGCTTTGCCGCTGGAAGCTTCCCAAATCTTGAAGTGCTTCATGTGACAATGATGCGTGTCAGAGAATGGATATTAGAGGAAGGTGCAATGCCATCTCTCCAACACCTAATCATGGACCAGTGTTACTTGGATGAGCTTCCAGAGCAACTGTGGTCCTTGAATAACTTGCAAAATGTGCGTGTTGTGGACCCACCTCGAAAATTGGGAGAAAGCCTCCTACGTGTTAAGCCAAAGGATGGTTGTAAGGTCATCTTAGAAGGACAGGACACGgg ATATTATGATGATTatgttgttgaagaagaagaagaagaagaagaagaagaaaatagatag
- the LOC107635561 gene encoding probable disease resistance RPP8-like protein 2 isoform X2, which produces MADHDAESCSSHFMYDVFLSFRGFTRYGFTDRLYHALCERGITTFRDDENLRVGDRIRDTLLEAIERSRMSIAVLCQNYASSAWCLDELIQIMECSNKGTKRPVLPIFYHVDPSDIRHQKNQYDQDMKKHESRYGKDSHKVQAWRLALYEVSNLSGEHCKANRYESEIIESIVEEVLAKLPPEPLYIKHPIGFDSHFEAVESLWNIKSHNTICMLVIYGDGNKTTFAGELFNKFQHQFQAASFLDKVSEKSRGGADGLENLQKTLLYEMGVHEKVKLGSTLKGSFDIKQSLRNKRVFLVLDDVDSTEQLDALAGGGDWFCPGSRIVITTRDANFLSNQVLHGFKIERYCINEGEFDRMEALGSNQKQDKVVEEDMVGFVNIFNDVTKQLKENDSGVDVISIIGMGGLGKTTLAKKIYNNNEVKKLFPCCVWVTVSKDYKAKELLQSLLKGCGLSESIKGEDISADYQRSVVREFLETKKYLIVLDNIWEPEVWDEVECFFPDNNNGSAILITSRNDGVANYTGSKSYYPPLLDKDESWKLFCMKVFKSRECPSNLEHMGRLMVEKCGGLPLAIVTLAGVVAKKRRLPVEWTRIMRNVLWYVDKDDGRVTNVLKLSYDSLPQRLKSCFLFLGVYPEDYEIPVKRLKQLWIAEGLIQPPKIGISDGLEVEDIAEEYLNELVDRSLVMVVKRKSDGGVKSCWIHDLLLDLCISENRAEKETLWINVMSFSSARILDFGKPCFGLSPAAQNLGTHIHLRYLRVNQGACVEDHPDLICSLANLETLIVEDFSDRHFFKLPHGIWRLKKLRHLEGRLRMTSKTVPPNTSGEDCLPNLQTLQLVTLEKGLTMSSIAIGRFPKLRKFGLRWNFGSGCTEHELLQGLHHLKNLEELKLVDFHELPQAHEFPSNITKITINILSPTDWFGFNYRYSSLNTLGDLTRLHVLKVTTPVHYLEDSLRFAAGSFPNLEVLHVTMMRVREWILEEGAMPSLQHLIMDQCYLDELPEQLWSLNNLQNVRVVDPPRKLGESLLRVKPKDGCKVILEGQDTGYYDDYVVEEEEEEEEEENR; this is translated from the exons ATGGCAGATCATGATGCAGAATCTTGCTCCTCACATTTCATGTATGATGTTTTTCTGAGCTTTAGAGGCTTCACCCGCTACGGATTCACGGATCGCCTCTATCATGCTTTGTGTGAGAGAGGAATCACTACCTTTAGAGATGATGAGAATCTTAGAGTTGGTGATAGAATCAGAGACACTCTTCTTGAAGCCATTGAAAGATCCAGGATGTCCATTGCTGTGCTGTGTCAAAACTACGCCTCTTCAGCATGGTGCTTGGATGAACTTATCCAAATCATGGAGTGCTCTAACAAAGGAACAAAACGGCCAGTTTTGCCAATTTTTTACCATGTGGATCCATCAGATATAAGGCATCAGAAGAATCAATATGACCAAGAcatgaagaagcatgaaagcagaTATGGCAAAGACTCGCACAAGGTACAAGCATGGAGGTTGGCTTTGTATGAAGTTAGCAATCTAAGCGGAGAGCATTGTAAAGCGAATCG CTATGAAAGTGAGATTATCGAGAGTATTGTTGAAGAGGTCTTGGCAAAGCTTCCTCCTGAACCACTATATATTAAGCATCCAATTGGTTTTGATTCTCACTTTGAAGCGGTGGAATCACTTTGGAATATCAAGTCTCATAATACCATTTGCATGTTGGTCATTTATGGAGATGGTAACAAGACCACATTTGCTGGAGAGTTGTTTAACAAGTTccagcatcaatttcaagctgCGAGTTTTCTTGATAAAGTCTCTGAAAAATCAAGGGGAGGTGCTGATGGCCTAGAAAATCTCCAAAAAACACTTTTATATGAGATGGGTGTGCATGAAAAAGTTAAGTTGGGAAGCACATTAAAAGGATCTTTTGATATAAAGCAAAGTTTGCGTAATAAAAGAGTCTTTCTAGTTCTTGATGATGTTGATAGTACAGAACAGCTGGATGCATTGGCAGGAGGAGGTGATTGGTTTTGTCCTGGGAGTAGAATTGTTATAACAACAAGAGATGCCAATTTCCTAAGTAATCAAGTGTTACACGGATTCAAGATTGAGAGATATTGCATTAATGAAGGTGAATTTGATAGAATGGAAGCTCTCGGGTCAAATCAAAAGCAAGATAAGGTAGTCGAGGAAGATATGGTGGGCTTTGTGAATATCTTCAATGATGTAACTAAGCAGTTGAAGGAAAATGACTCAGGTGTTGATGTTATCTCCATAATAGGCATGGGTGGTTTGGGTAAGACTACTCTCGCTAAAAAGATTTACAACAATAATGAGGTGAAGAAGTTGTTCCCTTGTTGTGTGTGGGTTACTGTTTCTAAGGACTACAAAGCCAAGGAGCTTCTTCAAAGCCTTCTGAAAGGTTGTGGGTTATCCGAGTCCATTAAAGGCGAAGACATAAGCGCGGATTATCAAAGGAGCGTGGTCCGAGAATTCTTAGAGACAAAGAAGTATTTGATAGTGCTTGACAACATATGGGAGCCTGAAGTTTGGGATGAGGTAGAATGCTTTTTTCCAGATAACAATAATGGGAGTGCAATATTGATAACTAGCCGTAATGATGGTGTGGCAAACTATACAGGATCAAAATCTTACTACCCTCCATTGCTAGATAAAGATGAAAGCTGGAAATTATTCTGCATGAAGGTGTTTAAGAGCAGAGAGTGTCCTTCTAATTTAGAACACATGGGTAGATTAATGGTCGAAAAATGTGGAGGTTTACCACTTGCTATTGTAACCTTAGCAGGAGTTGTTGCTAAGAAGAGAAGACTACCAGTTGAGTGGACGAGAATCATGCGCAACGTCCTGTGGTACGTTGACAAGGATGATGGCAGAGTAACAAATGTGTTAAAGCTCAGTTATGATAGCTTGCCTCAAAGATTGAagtcttgttttttatttttgggagTGTATCCCGAAGATTATGAAATTCCTGTGAAACGATTGAAACAATTATGGATTGCTGAAGGGTTAATACAACCGCCGAAAATAGGAATATCAGATGGTCTAGAAGTagaagatattgctgaagagtACTTGAATGAGCTGGTGGATCGTAGTTTGGTGATGGTGGTGAAAAGAAAGAGTGACGGAGGGGTCAAAAGTTGCTGGATTCATGACCTTCTCCTTGATCTTTGCATATCAGAGAATAGAGCTGAAAAAG AAACGCTGTGGATCAATGTAATGAGTTTCAGTTCAGCTCGCATTCTGGACTTTGGAAAACCCTGTTTTGGTTTATCACCAGCGGCCCAGAACTTGGGTACACACATCCATTTAAGATACTTGAGAGTAAATCAGGGTGCATGCGTCGAGGATCATCCTGATCTCATTTGCAGCCTTGCGAATCTAGAAACTCTAATTGTTGAAGACTTTTCTGATAGGCATTTTTTTAAGCTCCCGCATGGAATATGGAGGCTCAAGAAACTGAGACATCTTGAAGGAAGGCTACGTATGACGAGCAAGACGGTTCCACCAAACACGTCGGGAGAAGACTGTTTGCCGAATCTCCAAACTCTCCAACTTGTCACTCTTGAAAAAGGGCTGACAATGTCCTCGATTGCTATTGGAAGATTCCCCAAGCTGAGAAAATTTGGTTTGCGGTGGAATTTTGGAAGTGGATGCACAGAGCATGAACTATTACAAGGCTTGCATCACCTAAAAAATCTAGAAGAACTAAAACTAGTGGACTTTCATGAATTGCCACAAGCACATGAATTTCCCTCCAATATTACCAAGATAACGATAAACATATTAAGTCCTACAGATTGGTTCGGCTTCAACTACCGCTACAGTAGCTTGAATACTCTAGGAGATCTTACCCGCCTCCATGTTCTGAAGGTAACCACACCAGTGCATTACCTGGAGGACTCTCTTCGCTTTGCCGCTGGAAGCTTCCCAAATCTTGAAGTGCTTCATGTGACAATGATGCGTGTCAGAGAATGGATATTAGAGGAAGGTGCAATGCCATCTCTCCAACACCTAATCATGGACCAGTGTTACTTGGATGAGCTTCCAGAGCAACTGTGGTCCTTGAATAACTTGCAAAATGTGCGTGTTGTGGACCCACCTCGAAAATTGGGAGAAAGCCTCCTACGTGTTAAGCCAAAGGATGGTTGTAAGGTCATCTTAGAAGGACAGGACACGgg ATATTATGATGATTatgttgttgaagaagaagaagaagaagaagaagaagaaaatagatag
- the LOC107635561 gene encoding putative inactive disease susceptibility protein LOV1 isoform X3 produces MLVIYGDGNKTTFAGELFNKFQHQFQAASFLDKVSEKSRGGADGLENLQKTLLYEMGVHEKVKLGSTLKGSFDIKQSLRNKRVFLVLDDVDSTEQLDALAGGGDWFCPGSRIVITTRDANFLSNQVLHGFKIERYCINEGEFDRMEALGSNQKQDKVVEEDMVGFVNIFNDVTKQLKENDSGVDVISIIGMGGLGKTTLAKKIYNNNEVKKLFPCCVWVTVSKDYKAKELLQSLLKGCGLSESIKGEDISADYQRSVVREFLETKKYLIVLDNIWEPEVWDEVECFFPDNNNGSAILITSRNDGVANYTGSKSYYPPLLDKDESWKLFCMKVFKSRECPSNLEHMGRLMVEKCGGLPLAIVTLAGVVAKKRRLPVEWTRIMRNVLWYVDKDDGRVTNVLKLSYDSLPQRLKSCFLFLGVYPEDYEIPVKRLKQLWIAEGLIQPPKIGISDGLEVEDIAEEYLNELVDRSLVMVVKRKSDGGVKSCWIHDLLLDLCISENRAEKGIEICTGKDIPSLDNVETCRLSLRGQYSNLLEQCDLSRVHSLMCFWDYCYFTETLWINVMSFSSARILDFGKPCFGLSPAAQNLGTHIHLRYLRVNQGACVEDHPDLICSLANLETLIVEDFSDRHFFKLPHGIWRLKKLRHLEGRLRMTSKTVPPNTSGEDCLPNLQTLQLVTLEKGLTMSSIAIGRFPKLRKFGLRWNFGSGCTEHELLQGLHHLKNLEELKLVDFHELPQAHEFPSNITKITINILSPTDWFGFNYRYSSLNTLGDLTRLHVLKVTTPVHYLEDSLRFAAGSFPNLEVLHVTMMRVREWILEEGAMPSLQHLIMDQCYLDELPEQLWSLNNLQNVRVVDPPRKLGESLLRVKPKDGCKVILEGQDTGYYDDYVVEEEEEEEEEENR; encoded by the exons ATGTTGGTCATTTATGGAGATGGTAACAAGACCACATTTGCTGGAGAGTTGTTTAACAAGTTccagcatcaatttcaagctgCGAGTTTTCTTGATAAAGTCTCTGAAAAATCAAGGGGAGGTGCTGATGGCCTAGAAAATCTCCAAAAAACACTTTTATATGAGATGGGTGTGCATGAAAAAGTTAAGTTGGGAAGCACATTAAAAGGATCTTTTGATATAAAGCAAAGTTTGCGTAATAAAAGAGTCTTTCTAGTTCTTGATGATGTTGATAGTACAGAACAGCTGGATGCATTGGCAGGAGGAGGTGATTGGTTTTGTCCTGGGAGTAGAATTGTTATAACAACAAGAGATGCCAATTTCCTAAGTAATCAAGTGTTACACGGATTCAAGATTGAGAGATATTGCATTAATGAAGGTGAATTTGATAGAATGGAAGCTCTCGGGTCAAATCAAAAGCAAGATAAGGTAGTCGAGGAAGATATGGTGGGCTTTGTGAATATCTTCAATGATGTAACTAAGCAGTTGAAGGAAAATGACTCAGGTGTTGATGTTATCTCCATAATAGGCATGGGTGGTTTGGGTAAGACTACTCTCGCTAAAAAGATTTACAACAATAATGAGGTGAAGAAGTTGTTCCCTTGTTGTGTGTGGGTTACTGTTTCTAAGGACTACAAAGCCAAGGAGCTTCTTCAAAGCCTTCTGAAAGGTTGTGGGTTATCCGAGTCCATTAAAGGCGAAGACATAAGCGCGGATTATCAAAGGAGCGTGGTCCGAGAATTCTTAGAGACAAAGAAGTATTTGATAGTGCTTGACAACATATGGGAGCCTGAAGTTTGGGATGAGGTAGAATGCTTTTTTCCAGATAACAATAATGGGAGTGCAATATTGATAACTAGCCGTAATGATGGTGTGGCAAACTATACAGGATCAAAATCTTACTACCCTCCATTGCTAGATAAAGATGAAAGCTGGAAATTATTCTGCATGAAGGTGTTTAAGAGCAGAGAGTGTCCTTCTAATTTAGAACACATGGGTAGATTAATGGTCGAAAAATGTGGAGGTTTACCACTTGCTATTGTAACCTTAGCAGGAGTTGTTGCTAAGAAGAGAAGACTACCAGTTGAGTGGACGAGAATCATGCGCAACGTCCTGTGGTACGTTGACAAGGATGATGGCAGAGTAACAAATGTGTTAAAGCTCAGTTATGATAGCTTGCCTCAAAGATTGAagtcttgttttttatttttgggagTGTATCCCGAAGATTATGAAATTCCTGTGAAACGATTGAAACAATTATGGATTGCTGAAGGGTTAATACAACCGCCGAAAATAGGAATATCAGATGGTCTAGAAGTagaagatattgctgaagagtACTTGAATGAGCTGGTGGATCGTAGTTTGGTGATGGTGGTGAAAAGAAAGAGTGACGGAGGGGTCAAAAGTTGCTGGATTCATGACCTTCTCCTTGATCTTTGCATATCAGAGAATAGAGCTGAAAAAGGTATAGAGATCTGCACTGGAAAAGACATTCCATCCCTTGACAATGTCGAGACCTGTAGGCTGTCCCTTCGAGGCCAGTATTCGAATTTACTTGAGCAGTGTGATCTCTCCCGCGTTCATTCTTTAATGTGCTTTTGGGATTATTGCTATTTTACAGAAACGCTGTGGATCAATGTAATGAGTTTCAGTTCAGCTCGCATTCTGGACTTTGGAAAACCCTGTTTTGGTTTATCACCAGCGGCCCAGAACTTGGGTACACACATCCATTTAAGATACTTGAGAGTAAATCAGGGTGCATGCGTCGAGGATCATCCTGATCTCATTTGCAGCCTTGCGAATCTAGAAACTCTAATTGTTGAAGACTTTTCTGATAGGCATTTTTTTAAGCTCCCGCATGGAATATGGAGGCTCAAGAAACTGAGACATCTTGAAGGAAGGCTACGTATGACGAGCAAGACGGTTCCACCAAACACGTCGGGAGAAGACTGTTTGCCGAATCTCCAAACTCTCCAACTTGTCACTCTTGAAAAAGGGCTGACAATGTCCTCGATTGCTATTGGAAGATTCCCCAAGCTGAGAAAATTTGGTTTGCGGTGGAATTTTGGAAGTGGATGCACAGAGCATGAACTATTACAAGGCTTGCATCACCTAAAAAATCTAGAAGAACTAAAACTAGTGGACTTTCATGAATTGCCACAAGCACATGAATTTCCCTCCAATATTACCAAGATAACGATAAACATATTAAGTCCTACAGATTGGTTCGGCTTCAACTACCGCTACAGTAGCTTGAATACTCTAGGAGATCTTACCCGCCTCCATGTTCTGAAGGTAACCACACCAGTGCATTACCTGGAGGACTCTCTTCGCTTTGCCGCTGGAAGCTTCCCAAATCTTGAAGTGCTTCATGTGACAATGATGCGTGTCAGAGAATGGATATTAGAGGAAGGTGCAATGCCATCTCTCCAACACCTAATCATGGACCAGTGTTACTTGGATGAGCTTCCAGAGCAACTGTGGTCCTTGAATAACTTGCAAAATGTGCGTGTTGTGGACCCACCTCGAAAATTGGGAGAAAGCCTCCTACGTGTTAAGCCAAAGGATGGTTGTAAGGTCATCTTAGAAGGACAGGACACGgg ATATTATGATGATTatgttgttgaagaagaagaagaagaagaagaagaagaaaatagatag
- the LOC107635564 gene encoding F-box/kelch-repeat protein At3g06240-like, which yields MGPIEMEQSSMEKKKKLKSFNDLLPLELIREILLRVSIKHLACVRCVSKLWNTLISDPNFAKSHLDLSLAPSLTCLFLQDNSHAYSVDLDALLQDDNDGVDAIALSLPSMKKPSFDFHLLGSCRGFVLLQHEPQFLILWNPLTDSSKRISYSHMVNAATRDRDYDYLVKVFCFLHDALLCGFGYDASQDDYVVVVAYKDKDDKNHFDLCYLRSNSWISLDAALPKSLYWGYWKPEGLFCNGAIHWSTYEYCIDILIFDLKERSFSKISVPIETTDLYHPCLVLLGGCLALYFYEEITTEIWVMKEYKVQSSWTLYEIPLGFFQPLCLSANGDIIGRCYPSDGEVGFYIYNVRGELLKHVNVQYLYGDPNHIRSVVHVDCLMAVPSNIKQKKRKKGCQNHKEVKQGK from the exons ATGGGACCAATAGAAATGGAGCAATCGagcatggagaagaagaagaagctcaagagcttcaACGATCTCCTTCCTCTGGAGCTGATACGGGAAATCTTACTGAGGGTTTCCATCAAACACCTTGCGTGCGTCAGGTGCGTTTCCAAGCTATGGAACACTCTTATTTCCGATCCCAATTTCGCAAAATCCCATCTTGACCTCTCTCTCGCACCCTCTCTTACATGCCTCTTCCTCCAAGACAATTCTCACGCTTACTCAGTTGACCTCGACGCACTGCTTCAAGACGATAATGATGGCGTTGATGCAATagccctctctctcccttccATGAAGAAGCCATCTTTTGATTTCCATCTTCTTGGTTCCTGCAGAGGGTTTGTACTCTTGCAGCACGAACCACAGTTTCTTATCCTATGGAACCCACTCACGGATTCCAGCAAAAGAATCTCATACTCTCACATGGTTAATGCCGCAACAAGAGATAGAGATTATGATTATCTTGTTAAGGTCTTCTGCTTTCTCCATGATGCGCTTCTATGTGGCTTTGGGTATGATGCGTCGCAAGATGATTATGTAGTAGTTGTAGCATATAAGGATAAAGACGACAAAAACCATTTTGATCTGTGTTATTTGAGAAGCAATTCATGGATTAGTCTTGATGCTGCACTTCCCAAATCATTGTACTGGGGTTATTGGAAACCTGAGGGGTTGTTCTGTAACGGGGCTATTCATTGGTCTACTTATGAGTACTGTATTGACATTCTTATCTTTGATCTGAAGGAAAGAAGTTTCTCTAAGATATCTGTGCCAATAGAAACAACAGACCTATATCACCCCTGTCTTGTCCTGCTAGGAGGGTGCCTAGCCTTGTATTTTTATGAAGAGATTACAACTGAGATATGGGTGATGAAAGAATATAAAGTGCAGTCGTCTTGGACCCTCTATGAGATTCCCCTTGGATTCTTTCAGCCTCTGTGCTTATCTGCTAATGGGGATATTATTGGAAGATGTTATCCTTCAGATGGTGAAGTAGGGTTCTATATATATAATGTCAGAGGAGAGCTGCTCAAACATGTTAATGTTCAATATCTTTATGGTGATCCCAACCACATAAGGTCCGTTGTGCATGTGGACTGTCTCATGGCTGTCCCTAGCAACATCAagcagaagaagagaaaaaagg GCTGTCAGAATCACAAAGAGGTAAAACAAGGGAAGTGA